From the Huiozyma naganishii CBS 8797 chromosome 2, complete genome genome, one window contains:
- the PSF2 gene encoding DNA replication protein PSF2 (similar to Saccharomyces cerevisiae PSF2 (YJL072C); ancestral locus Anc_1.300), translating into MALPAHLSQTFSPEEIQFLVENEPIKIFPRITTRQQVKRNHGDDRNGFRSTTSWTPHRWRMITTDEAPLNNMVAMQSTNVALWIALLLKQQAKCNIIAPEWLTVKGLDRSIQFEQTYPDRFSPLPWDWLVLSEILFKRASDDFHDPVHELRNRIQDLREMRQVKVLKGLKYLNESHLQLDNLSLLEINELRSFIVNIMNKLRDIHNAFSVDEQGESEDEDISYGTMRDSSTNMS; encoded by the coding sequence ATGGCATTACCAGCTCATCTATCTCAGACATTTTCCCCTGAAGAGATACAGTTTCTGGTTGAAAATGAGCCTATAAAAATATTCCCACGTATAACTACAAGGCAGCAGGTTAAGAGAAACCACGGTGATGACAGAAACGGTTTCAGAAGCACCACTTCTTGGACACCACACCGTTGGAGGATGATCACTACCGATGAGGCTCCCTTGAATAATATGGTTGCAATGCAATCGACAAACGTGGCCCTTTGGATCGCATTACTGCTGAAACAGCAGGCTAAGTGTAACATCATAGCCCCGGAATGGCTCACAGTGAAGGGTTTGGATAGAAGCATACAGTTTGAACAAACCTATCCGGACAGGTTCAGTCCGCTGCCATGGGATTGGTTGGTTTTGTCAGaaattttattcaaaagaGCATCTGATGACTTCCATGATCCAGTTCATGAGTTGAGGAATAGAATCCAAGATTTGAGAGAAATGAGACAAGTAAAAGTGCTGAAAGGTTTGAAATACTTGAATGAATCACATCTACAGTTAGATAATCTGAGTCTGCTAGAGATAAATGAACTGCGATCATTCATAGTTAATATTATGAACAAGTTGCGTGACATACATAATGCATTTTCTGTAGACGAACAGGGCGAAAGTGAAGACGAGGATATTAGTTACGGTACCATGCGGGATAGTAGTACCAACATGAGCTGA
- the JEM1 gene encoding Jem1p (similar to Saccharomyces cerevisiae JEM1 (YJL073W); ancestral locus Anc_1.297) yields MIVRNVLTRKVLCCLLFFLPAIVVASESESECGVAGLQTTAKGLGFEGSEISRYLTLVKRIDKCIAADNKKDRNYADTLKQLRNQLYYKAGLLQLSLGQELKAMSSFESMLRDQDYRNSYTSLATKRLNELYIEFGFWDKLTNDEDNMAEIFSSLNSTLFQKLEKGASSIDTLPDELRPMLDISPYDLTTLQVSIEFLTKKLSENLEPSFANELVRHYDLVLEKYKTSLTLDQRLKIHHANAILLMVVLNSDPSHQLRRCLAIDMDYSPCKILTLLNSKLEKINPHRAQILDPDVYAFPERERGGRQATEVHWENLAKFYLDLTSKPCIRKLPKDYKFANNYELIMDTMSKLLNQLFEDDQPLATRRMIEVNTKGKYATEFGKYIDLIVCESSIHTSHPITKKLKLSQYCKKCLKSVLDEEQWEDFNKALTKKERLPDNVLNGLWNNYPNMAIYMVDTILHKHKVKSGGISPVQDEILQFFTDNHLNESENKFIKKQRDYINKLVEKKQQQEQEQFQNHHQQFFNFGQQQYQQHQHHQQQQQQYAEPPPKTDKDYYKILGVAKNSDSKNIRKAYLNLTKKYHPDKQGQLSQKEQEQNHEKMSEINEAYEILGDESKKKEYDDGRLGNGNAHFRQQQGAPFGRRGGQMKFKQGGGFPFGNGNFKMNFGH; encoded by the coding sequence ATGATAGTTAGAAATGTACTTACCAGGAAAGTGTTATGCTGCCTGCTCTTTTTCTTACCCGCTATCGTTGTCGCTTCTGAATCCGAATCTGAATGTGGAGTAGCGGGGCTACAGACCACAGCGAAGGGTCTAGGTTTCGAGGGATCTGAGATATCTCGTTACCTCACTTTGGTTAAGAGAATAGACAAGTGCATAGCAGCAGATAATAAGAAAGACAGGAACTATGCTGATACCCTAAAGCAACTAAGGAATCAGCTCTACTACAAGGCAGGATTGCTTCAATTATCCCTTGGACAAGAATTGAAAGCTATGTCATCCTTTGAAAGCATGCTGAGAGATCAGGACTACAGGAACTCGTACACTAGCCTTGCCACAAAAAGATTGAATGAACTATACATTGAATTTGGGTTTTGGGATAAACTGACAAATGATGAGGATAATATGGCGGAGATCTTTAGTTCTCTAAATTCCACgcttttccaaaaattaGAGAAGGGTGCTAGCAGTATAGACACTTTGCCGGACGAACTGAGACCTATGCTAGATATTTCACCCTACGATTTGACTACCCTGCAAGTTTCCATCGAGTTTTTGACGAAAAAGCTTTCCGAGAATTTAGAACCTTCTTTCGCCAATGAACTAGTAAGACATTACGATTTggttttggaaaaatacAAGACATCTCTGACTTTAGACCAACGTTTGAAAATACACCATGCAAATGCTATCCTTTTGATGGTTGTACTGAACTCAGACCCATCTCATCAATTAAGAAGGTGCTTAGCGATTGACATGGATTACTCCCCTTGTAAAATCCTTACTCTACTCAATTCGAAACTAGAGAAAATCAATCCACACCGGGCTCAAATACTTGATCCGGACGTTTATGCGTTCCCCGAGAGGGAGCGTGGTGGTAGGCAAGCGACAGAAGTTCATTGGGAAAACTTGGCAAAGTTTTACCTGGATCTAACCTCAAAGCCATGCATTCGGAAGCTGCCAAAGGACTATAAGTTTGCAAATAACTATGAACTTATTATGGATACGATGAGCAAACTTTTGAATCAACTATTTGAAGACGATCAACCTCTAGCAACCAGGAGGATGATTGAAGTGAACACAAAAGGAAAATACGCAACAGAGTTTGGCAAATACATAGATCTAATTGTGTGTGAATCCAGTATCCACACTTCTCATCCAatcacaaaaaaattgaagctATCTCAATACTGTAAAAAATGCCTAAAATCCGTGTTAGACGAGGAGCAATGGGAAGATTTCAATAAGGCTTTAactaaaaaagaaaggttgCCGGATAATGTTTTGAATGGCCTGTGGAACAATTATCCAAATATGGCCATTTACATGGTTGATACTATTCTTCACAAACATAAAGTGAAGAGCGGTGGTATAAGCCCTGTCCAAGATGAAATCCTGCAGTTTTTCACAGATAATCACCTCAACGAGTCAGAGAACAAGTTTATCAAAAAGCAAAGAGACTACATTAACAAGCTtgtggagaagaaacagcagcaagaacaagagcaGTTCCAAAACCACCATCAACAATTCTTTAACTTCGGACAGcaacaatatcaacaacatcaacatcatcaacagcagcagcaacaatATGCGGAGCCCCCTCCAAAGACAGATAAGGATTACTATAAGATTTTAGGGGTTGCAAAGAACTCCGATTCAAAGAATATCAGGAAAGCCTATCTCAACTTAACGAAGAAGTATCATCCAGACAAACAGGGCCAATTATCACaaaaagagcaagaacaaaatcATGAAAAAATGTCTGAAATCAATGAAGCTTACGAAATATTGGGCGACGAGAGtaagaagaaagaatatGATGACGGGAGACTTGGCAATGGGAATGCTCATTTTAGACAACAGCAAGGTGCTCCTTTTGGAAGGAGAGGAGGTCAAATGAAATTCAAACAAGGTGGTGGCTTTCCGTTCGGTAACggaaatttcaaaatgaacTTTGGTCATTGA
- the UTP18 gene encoding Utp18p (similar to Saccharomyces cerevisiae UTP18 (YJL069C); ancestral locus Anc_1.305), producing MTAVGDDQLFFVDDGEEEADADEDRMEIDVEESEDSVSEEENAWEDSDDEQLRVPITETHRTKKLRHSYTENKITGTAYIRRLRTQFEKIYPRPKWADEPDVDEKDGNASSDEEAEETGEQVVDGDVYALSKILQSTYNYKDVSGTKLLPSVSLDILRLKDANVSHPSRSAIQSLSFHPTKPLLLTGGYDKTLRIYHIDGKNNHLVTSLHLRDTPIQSCTFYVSPSESQQRIFTGGRRRYMHSWDLSNNTNNTANSVAKVEKFSRLYGHENTQRSFEKFKVGHFFNSATHQTHGIICLQGNNGWINVLNSISGLWMLGCKIEGLLVDFCIDYKPLGKGKFKTILIVANTYGEVWEFDLNNNGEVLTRWKDEGGIGITTIQVGGGTNSDHLLSTKNVRANRWLAIGSESGFVNIYERNGGSLFSGTMKPVAVMDHLTTTISSVQFSPDGQILCIGSRAVKDALRLIHLPSFTVFKNWPTSGTPFGKVTTVAFSSHGEMLAVGNEQGKVRLWRLNHY from the coding sequence ATGACTGCCGTCGGGGACGATCAACTGTTCTTCGTCGATGacggtgaagaagaggCTGACGCTGATGAGGACAGGATGGAGATCGATGTGGAAGAGAGTGAGGACAGTGTctctgaggaggagaaTGCGTGGGAGGATTCAGATGACGAGCAATTGCGCGTGCCCATCACAGAGACACACAGGAcgaagaaattgagacaTTCGTACactgaaaataaaataacCGGTACAGCCTACATTCGCAGGCTGAGAACTCAATTTGAGAAAATCTACCCTAGACCCAAATGGGCTGACGAACCAGATGTGGACGAAAAAGATGGTAATGCTAGTAGTGACGAGGAGGCAGAGGAAACCGGCGAACAAGTTGTCGATGGGGACGTATACGCTTTATCCAAGATCTTGCAATCAACTTACAACTATAAGGACGTGTCAGGCACCAAGTTATTGCCGTCCGTTTCCTTGGATATCTTGCGTCTGAAGGACGCTAACGTTTCGCACCCATCTCGTTCCGCGATACAGTCCTTATCCTTCCATCCTACCAAACCATTGCTACTAACTGGTGGGTACGATAAAACATTAAGAATATACCATATCGATGGTAAGAATAATCATCTTGTGACAAGTCTTCATTTGAGAGATACCCCGATCCAATCGTGTACTTTCTACGTCTCTCCAAGTGAAAGCCAGCAGAGGATCTTTACAGGTGGTAGAAGAAGGTACATGCACTCTTGGGACCTGTCTAATAACACAAATAACACTGCAAACTCCGTCGCTAAAGTCGAAAAGTTTTCGAGACTTTACGGCCATGAGAACACTCAAAGAtcctttgaaaaattcaaagtgggtcatttcttcaactccgCGACTCATCAGACTCATGGTATCATATGTCTCCAGGGTAACAATGGATGGATCAACGTGTTGAATTCCATCTCTGGCCTATGGATGCTCGGCTGTAAAATCGAAGGGCTGCTCGTGGATTTTTGCATCGATTATAAACCATTGGGGAAGGGGAAGTTCAAGACAATTTTGATTGTCGCCAACACGTATGGTGAAGTATGGGAATTCGATctgaacaacaacggtgAAGTGTTGACCAGATGGAAGGATGAGGGTGGTATTGGGATTACAACGATTCAGGTTGGAGGTGGTACCAATAGCGACCATTTGCTGTCCACCAAGAACGTCCGCGCGAATAGATGGTTAGCTATTGGAAGTGAGAGTGGGTTTGTTAACATTTACGAGAGAAACGGAGGATCTTTGTTCAGTGGAACTATGAAGCCCGTTGCCGTGATGGACCATTTAACCACCACAATATCGTCAGTACAGTTCTCTCCGGACGGTCAGATATTATGCATAGGCTCAAGGGCCGTTAAAGATGCCCTGAGATTAATTCATCTTCCCTCGTTTACAGTATTCAAAAACTGGCCTACGTCTGGTACTCCCTTTGGTAAAGTTACTACTGTGGCATTTTCGTCTCATGGAGAAATGCTTGCTGTAGGTAACGAACAGGGTAAAGTCAGGCTTTGGAGGCTAAACCATTATTAA
- the KNAG0B05290 gene encoding S-formylglutathione hydrolase (similar to Saccharomyces cerevisiae YJL068C; ancestral locus Anc_1.308) translates to MTFTVKQKINVCNGKLLRMSHESESTGTTMDVNVYLPKQYWQCVRGNEALMKPIPTIYYLSGLTCTPQNASEKAMWQFQADKYGFVVVFPDTSPRGDDVPGDPEGSWDFGHGAGFYIDATKEPYSKNYNMYTYVHEELPRVLDQHFADTGKHVDFLENVSITGHSMGGYGALCGFLKQQAHYKSCSAFAPIVNPKNVPWGQKAFNGYLESKAEWDLHDPCELIKQTPREERRHILIHVGDADPFYEEQLKPQSIVEASQDTPWANKIELNIVAGFDHSYYFVSTFVPQHAKFHAEHLGLKEH, encoded by the coding sequence ATGACGTTCACAGTGAAACAGAAGATCAATGTTTGCAACGGGAAGCTTCTAAGGATGTCCCATGAATCCGAGTCGACGGGCACCACAATGGACGTCAACGTCTACTTGCCCAAACAGTACTGGCAGTGTGTCAGGGGCAACGAGGCCCTGATGAAACCCATCCCCACGATCTATTACCTATCTGGGCTCACATGCACTCCGCAGAACGCTTCCGAGAAGGCGATGTGGCAATTCCAAGCGGATAAGTACGGGTTTGTGGTCGTTTTCCCAGATACGTCACCAAGAGGCGACGATGTCCCAGGGGACCCAGAAGGTAGTTGGGATTTTGGGCACGGTGCAGGTTTCTACATTGATGCTACGAAAGAACCATACAGCAAGAACTACAATATGTACACGTATGTCCATGAGGAGTTACCAAGGGTGTTGGATCAACATTTTGCTGACACGGGGAAGCACGtcgatttcttggaaaacGTCTCGATCACTGGCCATTCCATGGGTGGGTACGGTGCCCTATGCGGGTTTCTCAAGCAACAGGCGCATTACAAATCCTGTTCCGCGTTTGCCCCCATCGTGAACCCAAAGAATGTCCCCTGGGGACAGAAGGCGTTCAACGGGTATTTGGAGTCCAAGGCGGAGTGGGACCTGCACGACCCTTGCGAGTTGATCAAGCAGACTCCACGCGAGGAGAGGAGACACATTCTGATCCACGTCGGCGACGCAGACCCGTTCTACGAGGAACAATTGAAGCCGCAGTCAATAGTCGAGGCTTCGCAAGACACGCCATGGGCGAACAAAATCGAGCTGAACATAGTAGCGGGATTCGACCACTCCTACTACTTCGTGAGCACTTTCGTGCCACAGCACGCGAAATTCCACGCGGAACACCTCGGCCTGAAGGAACACTGA
- the ARG2 gene encoding acetyl-CoA:L-glutamate N-acetyltransferase (similar to Saccharomyces cerevisiae ARG2 (YJL071W); ancestral locus Anc_1.301), giving the protein MWRHIFNNTGSQVSGRHTSSSRNLILSILNSTATKREARDYLTKYTNEPETINHCLLVIRHLHFYRPQILQQLSNTIKRLRILGLRPICVIPPSKHLMKQGEILDKIITQARLKPLHIQDGLVKTTEGTYKSVLQDSNSNVFDNSVPDFVPIIKPYIYDERKASEYIANDMIKFMTHMTADPILKIDKLFILNRIGGIPSGERNDNAHVFINLSQEFASLSQMLKSKIASLAKREPQSENLLDRMLVHIQEDQLVNMEVEFKEHLQDLQLANSVLSNLPFTSTGLITTVNSAALTSDKNNPLLYNLLTDRSLISSSLPRFKRRAPRRGFESLLAPEEMDTFTNEEFDENHNDEKNNYSSDAVFVTTVLKKGVDIRIFDDKLLTAQNSIGLIGDQTGHTDANSEKKILPKEKINLTKMKAILDQSFNRSLNLEHYMKRINGRIAAIIVIGDYEGIAILTYEGPKDNQFVYLDKFAVLPHLKGSLGISDIIFNLMFKKFPEEVVWRSRKNNIVNKWYFQRSVTVVDLSVSIENDQKDSQFKLFYYGNPESTEKTMTNVNRLKEYVRYVRDIKPSWDK; this is encoded by the coding sequence ATGTGGAGACACATTTTCAACAATACAGGGTCTCAAGTATCTGGCCGTCACACATCATCTTCTCGAAACCTTATTCTATCAATTCTGAATTCAACGGCTACCAAGCGCGAGGCCCGAGATTATTTGACGAAATACACCAATGAACCTGAAACTATTAATCACTGTCTCTTAGTCATCCGACATCTTCATTTTTACAGACCTCAAATCTTACAGCAACTATCGAATACGATTAAAAGATTAAGAATTCTAGGTCTACGCCCTATATGTGTCATTCCTCCCTCCAAACATCTAATGAAACAAGGCGAAATATTGGATAAGATCATAACACAGGCCAGACTGAAACCACTCCATATACAAGATGGCCTAGTGAAAACAACAGAAGGCACGTACAAGTCGGTACTACAAGATAGCAACAGTAACGTGTTTGATAATTCAGTTCCGGACTTCGTTCCCATAATAAAGCCATACATCTACGATGAGAGGAAGGCATCTGAGTACATTGCCAATGATATGATAAAGTTTATGACACACATGACGGCGGATCCCATCTTGAAGATCGATAAACTGTTCATCTTGAATAGGATTGGGGGAATACCGTCCGGTGAAAGGAACGATAACGCGCATGTTTTTATCAATTTGTCGCAAGAGTTTGCCTCTTTGTCTcaaatgttgaaaagtAAAATAGCCTCTCTGGCAAAAAGGGAACCTCAATCCGAAAACCTGCTTGATAGAATGCTGGTGCATATACAGGAAGATCAGCTCGTGAACATGGAGGTCgaattcaaagaacacTTGCAAGACTTGCAGCTTGCTAATTCTGTCTTGTCCAACTTGCCATTCACCTCCACAGGTCTCATCACCACCGTCAACTCTGCAGCTTTAACTTCTGATAAAAATAATCCACTACTCTACAATTTGCTGACTGATCGCTCTTTAATTTCATCTTCGCTCCCTCGTTTTAAAAGAAGAGCTCCCCGGAGAGGTTTTGAGTCCTTATTAGCACCGGAAGAAATGGATACTTTCACCAATGAGGAGTTTGACGAGAATCATaatgatgaaaagaataaCTACAGTAGTGATGCAGTTTTCGTAACCACGGTACTAAAAAAGGGTGTTGACATTCGCATCTTCGACGACAAACTTCTTACAGCTCAGAACTCCATTGGTCTAATAGGCGATCAAACTGGACATACTGATGCTAACTCTGAAAAGAAGATCTTACCCAAAGAGAAAATAAATTTAACCAAGATGAAAGCAATTTTAGATCAGTCCTTCAATCGTTCGTTAAACCTGGAACATTACATGAAAAGAATTAACGGCCGAATAGCGGCAATAATCGTTATTGGAGACTACGAAGGCATTGCAATCCTAACGTACGAGGGACCTAAGGATAACCAGTTTGTGTATTTAGATAAATTTGCCGTGCTACCACACTTGAAAGGGTCTTTGGGTATATCTGacatcatcttcaacttgaTGTTTAAAAAGTTTCCTGAGGAGGTTGTCTGGAGGAGCAGGAAGAATAACATAGTTAACAAATGGTATTTTCAGCGAAGCGTAACTGTGGTGGACCTATCGGTGAGTATAGAAAATGATCAAAAGGACAGTCAGTTCAAATTGTTTTATTACGGGAATCCTGAAAGTACTGAAAAGACAATGACTAATGTAAACAGGTTGAAGGAATATGTAAGATACGTGAGAGATATCAAACCAAGTTGGGATAAATAA
- the KNAG0B05270 gene encoding metallo-dependent hydrolase superfamily protein (similar to Saccharomyces cerevisiae YBR284W and YJL070C; ancestral locus Anc_1.302), translating into MTVGSVTDQRSLFSEENGMSDVAVKTMPLASTEATEQLQKKKDISIDDMDMIALKTNFDKQMIVGSPMYLDPLEEERGTMILEYKDDEIRKESRYSLKGNCSNPEPASSTHYHFQKIREVTNPFHQLVKFREKYVRGSFQDSESNIKNDVEKWLVYPKPLPKFWKFDKDERFLGEAEFDPENPIRKVKSGYYCIRPHDYGLANRTAASSIHYTGEEFELDDFVSTIAEHNKVHSLDEDDLEEREIPTFREFKHNFGFMIEMIQSHPMNEISEKRLNYLLDKFDLFQHLKSKSEILENKQVPYRDFYNCRKVDQGVLLSGLVTQRQLSEFIWEKINTESTRIVHVTSSGDGLTIRDIFQLGCSHENPLEVGLKVIDDQFLDWYRDVYLSTYHLIKYSESEIENELSGLKLRYYFLAKIFLEFDNAIEGEYLAQILIRFTIHLLEKSKYQLGQISVDFQFYDPKDSNAQTNNWWMKFSHWLIKWKLVSYNIRWNIQLSRVFPQLFAARKVSNFQDYFDSIFTPLFENQESKELDFFLRNVCSLDVVISQSDEYLWKIFADINLPPKDWVAEGDNPTISHYIYYTFANLARFNQLRHRKHKNTIPLRSYCSPSTSNRTSQFSSTTLYFTEKVESLVCNLLLCNGGLLQGEPIWNAPSLLEYLFYLFQIPIITAPLSSVNVSSGNTDALLNDQKGTLKQSNGPEANPVKLSRDISVAGQYTYDKNPFMKMLRIGFKVCISSRSVLFNSSYTLEPMIEEYSVAASIYLLNAADLCELARNSVISSGYNGFYKAHWSGIVIENNGDNVMSDPLGLIDMWNDKPEDNRIRHNVPNIRRKYRTETLEQEWEFINDRFVD; encoded by the coding sequence ATGACTGTGGGGTCGGTAACTGATCAACGCAGTTTATTCTCCGAGGAGAACGGAATGTCGGATGTCGCCGTTAAGACGATGCCTCTAGCGAGCACAGAAGCGACAGAGcaattgcaaaaaaaaaaggacaTCTCAATTGATGATATGGATATGATTGCGTTGAAAACAAATTTCGACAAGCAAATGATTGTCGGGTCCCCAATGTATCTAGACCCCTTAGAAGAAGAGAGGGGCACGATGATTTTAGAGTATAAGGACGATGAAATTCGTAAAGAGTCAAGATACTCATTAAAGGGCAATTGTTCGAATCCAGAGCCTGCGTCATCGACTCACTAccatttccaaaaaattagGGAAGTTACTAATCCCTTCCATCAGCTGGTAAAGTTCAGGGAAAAATACGTTAGAGGGTCCTTTCAAGATAGTGAATccaatatcaaaaatgatGTTGAGAAATGGTTAGTGTATCCTAAGCCTTTGCCCAAGTTCTGGAAGTTTGATAAAGATGAGAGGTTTTTAGGTGAAGCTGAATTTGACCCTGAAAACCCAATCAGAAAAGTGAAAAGCGGGTATTACTGTATCCGCCCTCACGATTATGGTCTAGCTAACCGCACGGCTGCGAGTTCAATACACTATACTGGAGAGGAATTTGAGCTGGACGATTTTGTGAGCACAATAGCTGAGCACAATAAAGTACATAGTTTGGACGAGGACGACTtggaagaaagagagatcCCTACATTCCGGGAATTCAAGCACAATTTTGGGTTCATGATTGAGATGATTCAGTCGCATCCAATGAACGAAATTTCTGAGAAACGTCTAAACTATCTTTTGGATAAATTCGATCTGTTTCAACACTTGAAATCAAAATCTGAAATTCTAGAGAACAAGCAAGTCCCCTATAGAGATTTTTATAATTGCAGAAAAGTGGACCAGGGAGTTTTGCTGAGTGGATTAGTTACCCAAAGACAACTGAGCGAGTTCATTTGGGAGAAAATTAACACAGAATCTACAAGAATAGTTCATGTGACCAGTTCAGGAGACGGGCTTACCATAAGagatatttttcaattggGATGTTCCCATGAAAATCCATTGGAAGTAGGTTTAAAAGTGATCGATGATCAATTTTTGGATTGGTATAGAGACGTTTATTTGTCTACGTATCACCTCATAAAATACAGTGAGAGTGAGATTGAAAATGAACTGAGTGGCTTGAAACTGCGTTATTATTTTTTAGCCAAGATCTTTTTGGAATTTGATAACGCCATCGAGGGTGAATATCTTGCGCAAATACTGATTAGATTTACCATTCATTTGTTGGAAAAATCTAAATATCAACTCGGCCAGATTTCAGTAGACTTCCAATTCTACGATCCGAAAGACAGTAACGCCCAGACAAATAATTGGTGGATGAAATTTTCTCATTGGTTGATCAAGTGGAAACTGGTTTCATACAATATCCGATGGAATATCCAATTGTCTAGAGTCTTTCCTCAACTTTTTGCCGCTCGAAAAGTGTCCAACTTTCAAGACTACTTTGATTCGATTTTTACTCCTCTGTTTGAGAATCAAGAAAGTAAGGAACTTGACTTCTTTTTGAGAAACGTTTGCTCTCTTGACGTGGTAATCAGCCAGTCGGATGAGTACCTGTGGAAAATCTTTGCAGATATTAATCTTCCTCCAAAAGACTGGGTCGCTGAAGGTGATAACCCAACCATCTCTCACTATATTTACTACACCTTTGCGAATCTGGCACGTTTCAACCAATTGAGACACAGGAAGCATAAGAATACGATACCCCTTAGAAGTTACTGCTCTCCCTCTACGTCTAATCGTACCTCGCAATTTAGTTCAACCACTCTTTACTTTACTGAAAAAGTAGAGTCTCTGGTGTGTAATTTGCTACTCTGCAATGGTGGTCTGCTGCAGGGTGAACCGATCTGGAATGCTCCATCTCTTTTGGAGTATCTGTTCTATCTATTTCAAATTCCGATAATAACGGCACCATTATCATCAGTGAACGTGTCGTCAGGCAATACTGATGCCCTTCTGAATGACCAAAAAGGTACTTTAAAGCAAAGTAATGGTCCGGAGGCCAATCCTGTTAAGTTATCTCGTGACATCTCAGTTGCCGGTCAGTACACATATGATAAAAACCCATTTATGAAAATGCTAAGAATCGGGTTTAAGGTTTGCATATCATCAAGATCCGTCCTGTTCAATTCCTCTTATACGTTAGAGCCTATGATAGAGGAATATAGCGTTGCTGCCAGTATCTACCTTCTCAACGCTGCAGATTTATGTGAACTGGCCAGAAATTCAGTGATCAGTAGTGGGTATAACGGGTTCTACAAAGCCCATTGGTCAGGGATTGTAATCGAAAATAACGGTGACAACGTGATGTCTGATCCTTTGGGTCTGATTGACATGTGGAATGATAAACCAGAAGATAACAGGATCCGACATAACGTTCCGAACATtagaagaaaatacagaACGGAAACACTAGAACAAGAGTGGGAGTTCATCAATGACCGTTTTGTTGACTAA
- the MPM1 gene encoding Mpm1p (similar to Saccharomyces cerevisiae MPM1 (YJL066C); ancestral locus Anc_1.310) translates to MEDIDLTSKDDEFDPDLQELWSFNYTGGLHPTGLWPGALLNGELFPRMSPLVGNPFDLFPPGAIPNVTGVYSWPVPTERQFAQCNDVKGVSLWDKNGWWRCLFPQSVVSGRLHGRPVPKGTLTKEMWDRNGGKLDGFFNDYTTYMLWRVEQRKKLSGAAVGPTKGPYQGGGDQ, encoded by the coding sequence ATGGAGGATATAGATTTGACGAGTAAGGACGATGAGTTTGACCCAGACTTGCAGGAGCTGTGGTCGTTCAACTACACGGGCGGGTTGCACCCCACTGGGTTGTGGCCTGGTGCGTTGCTGAACGGGGAGTTGTTCCCCCGGATGTCCCCCCTGGTTGGGAATCCATTCGACTTGTTCCCACCAGGCGCGATTCCGAACGTCACGGGGGTCTACAGTTGGCCAGTCCCCACCGAGAGACAGTTTGCCCAATGTAACGACGTGAAGGGTGTATCGCTTTGGGATAAGAACGGCTGGTGGAGGTGTTTGTTCCCGCAGAGCGTCGTTAGTGGAAGACTGCACGGGAGACCTGTTCCAAAGGGGACGCTCACCAAGGAGATGTGGGACCGCAACGGCGGGAAACTCGAcgggttcttcaacgacTACACTACGTACATGCTTTGGAGAGTGgaacagaggaagaaactgaGTGGGGCTGCCGTTGGGCCCACGAAGGGGCCCTACCAGGGGGGGGGAGATCAATAG